A stretch of Cellulosilyticum sp. I15G10I2 DNA encodes these proteins:
- the truB gene encoding tRNA pseudouridine(55) synthase TruB, giving the protein MFNGIINIYKEKGYTSHDVVAKARKIIGQKKIGHTGTLDPEAEGVLPLCMGHATKAVQYITDADKCYEAEVILGAYTTTEDSTGEIIETFDVNVTKEKIEEAVASFKGLYLQVPPMYSAIKINGIRLYELARKGIVVDRPQREVTIYECRVTEWLTDERFKIVVHCSKGTYIRTLCTDIGKILGCGAYMGELLRTKVGKYTLKDSVKLDFLATHQEKIQDYTDSIEEIFKELKKVSVKSSANKLLYNGNKLDVNQLIDFKSEFKNEIVRVYDSNNLFIALYKFDYKGNCLQVEKMFKNP; this is encoded by the coding sequence ATGTTTAATGGAATTATTAATATCTACAAAGAAAAAGGCTATACATCTCATGATGTAGTTGCAAAAGCAAGAAAAATAATTGGACAGAAGAAGATAGGACATACAGGAACACTTGATCCTGAAGCGGAGGGGGTTTTGCCGCTGTGCATGGGCCATGCCACTAAAGCTGTACAATATATCACAGATGCAGATAAATGCTATGAAGCAGAAGTTATACTAGGTGCCTATACAACGACGGAAGATAGTACTGGAGAAATTATAGAAACTTTTGATGTGAATGTAACTAAGGAAAAAATTGAAGAGGCAGTAGCTTCGTTTAAAGGACTATATCTTCAAGTCCCTCCTATGTATTCAGCTATTAAGATCAATGGGATAAGGTTATATGAACTGGCAAGAAAAGGGATTGTTGTTGACAGGCCCCAAAGAGAAGTTACTATTTATGAGTGTAGAGTAACCGAGTGGCTTACTGATGAGCGTTTTAAAATAGTAGTACATTGTTCAAAAGGAACATATATTAGAACACTTTGCACTGATATTGGTAAAATCCTTGGATGTGGTGCCTATATGGGAGAGCTATTAAGAACTAAAGTTGGTAAGTATACATTAAAAGACAGTGTTAAATTAGATTTTTTAGCCACACATCAAGAAAAAATACAAGATTATACAGATTCAATAGAAGAAATTTTTAAAGAGTTAAAAAAAGTAAGTGTAAAGAGTTCGGCCAATAAATTACTTTATAATGGTAATAAACTAGATGTAAATCAACTGATAGATTTTAAAAGTGAATTTAAAAATGAAATAGTTAGAGTTTATGATAGCAATAATCTATTTATAGCACTTTATAAATTTGATTATAAAGGTAATTGCCTGCAAGTGGAAAAGATGTTTAAGAACCCATAA
- a CDS encoding L7Ae/L30e/S12e/Gadd45 family ribosomal protein, with product MIGLCQKARMLVAGEFAAKQAVLEKTALLVIVAADASNNTKKLFKDKCSYRKISCVEWSTKEKLGKILGKEERAVIAIINEGFANKISEMLSCME from the coding sequence ATGATTGGACTATGTCAAAAAGCAAGAATGCTTGTAGCGGGTGAATTTGCTGCAAAACAGGCAGTGCTTGAAAAAACAGCTTTACTGGTTATTGTTGCAGCCGATGCTTCCAATAATACCAAGAAGCTTTTTAAGGATAAGTGTTCATATAGAAAGATCTCATGTGTTGAATGGAGCACCAAGGAAAAACTAGGTAAGATTTTAGGTAAAGAAGAAAGAGCAGTAATAGCTATAATCAATGAGGGTTTTGCAAATAAAATAAGTGAAATGCTAAGTTGTATGGAGTAA
- a CDS encoding bifunctional riboflavin kinase/FAD synthetase — protein MQYIYGTTDISQKKNSIVVLGNFDGVHIGHQKLFEVAAQKAEEERLQIVVFSFYPHPSWVIGNTPKPLLMSRRDKEETIKKFQVDVLIEYPFTTEFASISAEKFFIEILMTQLRAKVIIIGSNYFFGRKKEGNQYYLRELGQKYNCKVCIVDTVKIEGKTISSSTIRDLIVKGDIETANKLLGHPYSVVGNVIQGKQLGRTIGFPTINIMAEPDRIYPPKGVYATKIHVYNRTYWGMTNIGYNPTVSGTDKMIETHIFDFDEQLYDQEVTIYFYRTIRPEQKFESLTLLADQIKQDKEQVQTFFRSFEKSLDK, from the coding sequence ATGCAATATATTTATGGAACAACAGATATTAGTCAAAAAAAGAACAGTATAGTTGTTCTAGGGAATTTTGACGGGGTGCATATAGGTCATCAAAAGTTATTTGAGGTGGCAGCACAAAAAGCGGAAGAAGAGAGGTTGCAAATAGTCGTTTTTTCTTTCTATCCACATCCAAGCTGGGTTATTGGCAACACGCCTAAGCCTCTACTTATGTCCAGACGAGATAAAGAAGAAACAATTAAAAAATTTCAAGTAGATGTTTTGATAGAGTATCCCTTTACAACAGAATTTGCTAGTATTTCAGCAGAAAAATTTTTTATAGAAATTTTAATGACGCAGTTAAGGGCTAAAGTTATTATTATTGGAAGCAATTATTTTTTTGGAAGAAAGAAAGAGGGCAATCAATATTATTTACGTGAACTAGGCCAAAAATATAACTGTAAAGTTTGTATTGTTGATACGGTTAAAATAGAGGGGAAAACGATATCAAGTTCAACGATCAGGGACTTAATCGTTAAAGGGGATATAGAAACAGCAAATAAGCTCTTAGGGCACCCGTATTCAGTTGTTGGAAATGTAATACAAGGCAAGCAATTAGGTAGAACAATTGGATTTCCTACAATTAACATTATGGCAGAGCCAGATAGAATCTATCCGCCCAAGGGGGTATATGCTACAAAAATACACGTATATAATAGGACATATTGGGGTATGACTAATATAGGTTATAATCCTACTGTAAGTGGGACTGATAAAATGATTGAAACCCATATTTTTGATTTTGATGAACAGTTATATGATCAAGAAGTTACAATTTATTTTTATAGGACTATTAGACCTGAACAAAAGTTTGAGAGTTTAACTTTACTTGCAGATCAAATTAAGCAAGATAAGGAGCAGGTACAAACGTTTTTTAGATCTTTCGAGAAATCTTTAGACAAATAG
- a CDS encoding DHH family phosphoesterase, which yields MIDNIINVIKNSQHVLLAAHENPDGDAMGSLVGMANICKFFNVAYTVLLERIPDEYTFLLNDICVSQAFSGNYDTFISLDCGDVERLGNLKFYFEKAESTINIDHHETNNHFGKYNYVQKDASSTSELIFNIVDQAAILLTQNMCEALFTGIVTDTGGFMHSCTQSSTHAAAAKLLQIPFDFSTIYYRLIHQKTENTVHLQSIAARRLTKLCSGKVFLSYIDDADLEAHHASRDEASGIVSYIKNIKGCEVAVFIYPSNTPGAYKMSLRSNAPHDVAKLASSFGGGGHVRAAGATIWGTLSEVIHKVEQSLNF from the coding sequence ATGATAGATAATATTATTAATGTTATCAAAAACTCCCAGCATGTGTTATTGGCAGCTCATGAAAATCCTGATGGAGATGCAATGGGTTCATTAGTAGGTATGGCTAATATTTGCAAATTTTTTAATGTGGCTTATACAGTTCTTCTAGAACGTATACCTGATGAATATACTTTTCTTTTAAATGATATATGTGTAAGCCAAGCTTTTTCGGGTAACTATGATACTTTCATTAGTTTAGATTGCGGAGACGTTGAAAGATTAGGAAATCTAAAGTTTTACTTTGAAAAAGCTGAAAGTACAATCAATATAGACCATCATGAAACGAATAATCATTTTGGAAAGTATAACTATGTGCAAAAAGATGCCTCTTCCACATCAGAATTAATATTTAATATCGTAGATCAAGCAGCTATTTTACTTACACAAAACATGTGTGAAGCGCTTTTTACAGGGATTGTGACAGATACAGGAGGATTTATGCACTCTTGTACACAGTCAAGTACACATGCAGCGGCAGCAAAGCTTCTTCAAATTCCTTTTGATTTTAGTACCATTTATTATCGTCTCATACATCAAAAAACAGAAAATACAGTGCATTTACAAAGTATAGCTGCCAGACGTCTGACAAAGTTATGCAGTGGTAAGGTTTTTCTTAGTTATATTGATGATGCGGATTTAGAGGCTCATCATGCGAGTAGAGATGAAGCATCGGGCATAGTCTCCTATATTAAAAATATTAAAGGCTGTGAAGTAGCAGTCTTTATATATCCCAGCAATACGCCAGGGGCCTATAAGATGAGTCTAAGAAGTAATGCACCACATGATGTAGCAAAACTAGCATCTAGCTTTGGCGGCGGTGGTCATGTAAGAGCGGCTGGAGCCACTATTTGGGGCACATTAAGTGAGGTTATTCATAAAGTAGAACAAAGTTTGAATTTTTAA
- the nusA gene encoding transcription termination factor NusA codes for MNQEFITAIDQIAKSKGINKDKLVEAIKQSIEVACKKHFGIGAGVKQNIKIYIDEVTGDVKVFASKKVVPDDEVINAVLEVGITEAKVINPLIAIEDVVDVEITPKNFGRIAAQNAKQVVIQKIKEAERQMVYDEYSVKLNDIVKGKVLRKEKNGYIVELDFTEASLPLTEAIPNENFDSEMEAGNGISGYKAFYLLNVKDFNKNEGKLDTKNKNAGAQVIVSRTHPELVKRLFEQEVVEIKDGTVMVKSIAREAGSRTKIAVHSNDPIVDPVGACVGEKGKRINNIVQELGGEKIDVVRWSEDPKEFIKEALSPAKVLGVELEENGGERNARVIVPANILTLAIGKGGQNVRLAAKLTGWKIDIKSVQTDNEEEE; via the coding sequence ATGAATCAAGAATTTATTACTGCAATTGATCAAATTGCAAAATCGAAAGGAATTAATAAAGATAAGCTTGTTGAAGCGATTAAGCAATCAATAGAGGTTGCATGTAAAAAACACTTTGGAATTGGGGCTGGAGTTAAACAGAACATAAAAATTTACATTGATGAAGTAACAGGTGATGTTAAAGTTTTTGCATCAAAAAAAGTTGTGCCGGATGATGAGGTTATTAATGCAGTATTAGAAGTAGGCATTACAGAAGCAAAAGTAATTAATCCTCTTATTGCTATAGAAGACGTTGTTGACGTAGAAATTACACCTAAAAATTTTGGACGTATTGCTGCGCAAAATGCGAAACAGGTAGTTATACAAAAGATTAAAGAAGCTGAGAGGCAAATGGTCTACGACGAATATAGCGTAAAATTAAATGATATTGTAAAAGGTAAAGTGCTGCGAAAAGAAAAAAATGGGTATATTGTAGAGTTAGATTTTACGGAAGCTTCTCTGCCCCTTACAGAAGCTATTCCAAATGAAAATTTTGATTCTGAGATGGAAGCGGGAAATGGCATAAGCGGCTATAAAGCATTCTATTTATTAAATGTTAAGGATTTTAATAAAAACGAAGGAAAGTTAGATACTAAAAATAAAAATGCTGGAGCACAAGTTATTGTATCACGTACGCATCCCGAACTTGTTAAAAGATTATTTGAGCAAGAAGTTGTTGAAATAAAAGATGGCACGGTTATGGTAAAAAGCATAGCTAGAGAAGCAGGTTCACGTACTAAAATTGCAGTGCACTCTAATGATCCAATAGTTGACCCGGTTGGCGCCTGTGTGGGTGAAAAAGGAAAGAGAATTAATAACATTGTCCAAGAACTAGGTGGAGAAAAGATAGATGTTGTACGTTGGAGTGAAGACCCAAAAGAATTTATAAAAGAAGCTTTAAGTCCTGCAAAAGTACTAGGCGTTGAACTTGAAGAAAATGGTGGAGAAAGAAATGCAAGGGTTATTGTTCCAGCAAATATTCTTACGCTTGCTATTGGTAAAGGTGGACAGAATGTACGACTTGCAGCTAAACTAACAGGATGGAAGATAGACATAAAAAGCGTGCAGACAGACAATGAGGAAGAGGAGTGA
- the rpsO gene encoding 30S ribosomal protein S15, which translates to MTKERKQELMVKHGRAANDTGSPEVQIALLTERINHLTDHLRMHKKDHHSRRGLLMMVGKRRGLLDYLIKTDIERYRAIIAELGIRK; encoded by the coding sequence ATGACAAAAGAACGTAAACAAGAATTGATGGTAAAACATGGAAGAGCTGCTAACGATACAGGTTCTCCAGAAGTACAGATTGCTTTATTAACAGAAAGAATTAATCACTTAACAGACCATTTACGCATGCATAAAAAAGATCACCATTCACGTCGTGGACTATTAATGATGGTTGGTAAAAGAAGAGGACTTTTGGATTATCTTATTAAGACTGATATTGAAAGATATCGTGCAATAATTGCTGAACTTGGCATTAGAAAATAA
- the rnpM gene encoding RNase P modulator RnpM has translation MKQRKIPLRKCTGCNEMKNKKEMIRIVRNNEGIFSLDFHGKKPGRGAYVCKNIECLSQAEKNKGLERSFKTSVDKEIYNALRKEFAAYDGE, from the coding sequence ATGAAACAAAGAAAGATTCCTTTACGTAAATGTACTGGATGCAATGAAATGAAAAACAAGAAAGAAATGATAAGAATTGTTAGAAATAACGAAGGAATCTTTTCATTAGACTTTCATGGTAAAAAGCCTGGAAGAGGGGCCTATGTTTGCAAGAACATTGAATGCCTTAGTCAGGCCGAAAAAAACAAAGGCTTAGAAAGATCTTTTAAAACATCAGTTGATAAAGAGATTTATAATGCGTTAAGAAAAGAGTTTGCAGCATATGATGGAGAATAA
- the infB gene encoding translation initiation factor IF-2: MSKIRVYEVAKQLDISSKEIMDKLKEYGFEVHSHMSTLENDEAELIVKYYKELAEKNSSKETGDSIDAKNDNIPEVTEIIEIDEETEDIKVVHLPPAISIKDLAEKLDAVPTDIIKRLMKKGKIATINQEIDFELAAQIAEEFDILVEPEEEKDLMEEIFGEIEDTEDELVERPPVVVVMGHVDHGKTSLLDAVRSTNVTAKEAGGITQHIGASSISINGKKITFLDTPGHAAFTAMRMRGAQVTDIAILVVAADDGVMPQTIEAINHAKAANVQIIVAMNKMDKQGANPDRVKQELADHGLLVEEWGGDTICVPVSAIKGEGLDTLLEMVLLVAEMSDLKANPNRKARGTIIEAQLDKGRGPVATVLVQSGTLKIGDPIVAGASYGRIRAMVDDKGRAVKKVGPSTPVEILGLNEVPTAGDMFYVANSDKQARQVAEQIKAQGRVQLIGQTPQKVSLDDLFTQIQEGKMKELNIVIKADVQGSVEAVRQSLERLSNDEVRIRTLHGGVGTITESDVMLASASGAIIIGFNVRPEATTKAIAEKEQVDIRLYRVIYSAIEDIQAAMKGMLDPEYIEKVIGHAQVRQTFKVSGVGTVGGAYVQDGKIVRNSGVRIVRDGIVIYEGHLTSLKRFKDDAKEVNTGYECGVMFERFNDLKEGDIVEAFIMEEVPR, encoded by the coding sequence ATGTCTAAAATAAGAGTATATGAAGTCGCAAAACAATTAGATATAAGTAGTAAGGAAATAATGGATAAGCTAAAAGAATATGGTTTTGAAGTACATAGCCATATGAGTACTTTAGAGAATGATGAAGCAGAACTGATAGTAAAATATTATAAAGAATTAGCAGAAAAAAATTCTAGCAAAGAGACTGGTGATAGTATAGACGCGAAAAATGATAATATACCCGAAGTAACAGAAATTATTGAAATTGATGAAGAGACGGAAGATATTAAAGTTGTTCACTTACCTCCGGCTATTTCAATTAAAGATTTAGCAGAAAAATTAGATGCAGTTCCTACTGATATTATTAAACGCTTGATGAAAAAAGGGAAAATTGCAACTATTAATCAAGAGATTGATTTTGAATTAGCAGCTCAAATAGCGGAAGAATTTGATATTTTAGTTGAGCCAGAAGAAGAAAAAGATTTAATGGAAGAAATATTTGGAGAGATTGAAGATACAGAGGATGAATTAGTCGAAAGACCTCCAGTTGTTGTTGTAATGGGACATGTTGACCATGGAAAAACTTCATTGCTTGATGCCGTACGTTCAACTAATGTAACTGCAAAAGAAGCAGGAGGCATTACACAACATATAGGGGCTTCATCTATTAGCATTAATGGTAAAAAAATTACCTTTTTAGATACTCCAGGCCATGCTGCGTTTACTGCAATGCGTATGCGGGGGGCACAAGTTACGGATATTGCTATTTTAGTTGTAGCAGCTGATGATGGCGTAATGCCACAGACTATTGAAGCTATCAATCATGCTAAAGCGGCAAATGTACAAATTATAGTAGCTATGAATAAAATGGATAAGCAAGGCGCAAATCCTGATAGAGTAAAACAGGAGCTTGCAGATCATGGACTGCTTGTGGAAGAATGGGGCGGAGATACTATATGTGTACCTGTGTCAGCGATTAAAGGAGAAGGCTTAGATACGCTTTTAGAGATGGTACTTCTTGTTGCAGAAATGTCAGATCTTAAAGCAAATCCTAATAGAAAAGCTAGAGGAACTATTATAGAAGCACAACTAGATAAAGGAAGAGGACCAGTTGCTACAGTACTTGTACAAAGCGGTACATTAAAAATTGGGGATCCTATAGTGGCTGGAGCTTCATATGGGCGCATCAGAGCCATGGTAGATGACAAAGGAAGAGCAGTTAAAAAGGTTGGGCCATCAACACCAGTTGAAATATTAGGGCTTAATGAAGTGCCAACAGCAGGAGATATGTTCTATGTTGCCAATAGTGATAAACAAGCTAGACAAGTTGCTGAGCAAATTAAAGCACAAGGCAGAGTGCAGTTAATCGGACAAACACCTCAGAAAGTTTCTCTAGATGATTTATTTACTCAAATTCAAGAAGGAAAAATGAAAGAATTAAATATAGTTATTAAGGCTGATGTACAAGGATCTGTTGAAGCAGTACGCCAAAGTTTAGAAAGACTAAGCAATGACGAAGTGAGAATCAGAACTTTACATGGAGGGGTAGGAACGATTACAGAATCTGATGTTATGTTAGCTTCTGCATCCGGAGCTATTATTATAGGATTTAATGTAAGACCTGAGGCAACTACAAAAGCTATCGCAGAAAAAGAACAAGTAGATATAAGATTATACCGTGTTATCTATAGTGCGATAGAAGACATACAAGCTGCTATGAAAGGAATGCTTGATCCAGAATATATTGAAAAAGTAATTGGCCATGCACAAGTTAGACAAACATTTAAAGTATCTGGTGTGGGTACAGTAGGCGGAGCTTATGTGCAAGATGGAAAGATAGTTAGAAATTCAGGTGTGCGTATTGTACGTGATGGTATTGTCATTTATGAAGGGCATCTTACTTCGCTTAAAAGGTTTAAAGATGACGCAAAAGAAGTTAATACGGGCTATGAATGCGGCGTTATGTTTGAACGGTTTAACGACCTTAAAGAAGGGGATATTGTAGAGGCCTTTATTATGGAAGAAGTACCTAGATAA
- the rbfA gene encoding 30S ribosome-binding factor RbfA, with amino-acid sequence MSMQRMTRINEEIKKELSQLISYEIKDPRVNDTMVSIVEVETTNDLKTSKVYISVLQDNKKEDVINGLNAAQGFIRKEIARRINLRNTPEFIFKLDKSIEYGMHMSKIIQDVMKDSDK; translated from the coding sequence ATGTCGATGCAAAGAATGACTAGAATCAATGAAGAAATTAAAAAAGAACTCTCACAATTAATTAGTTACGAGATAAAAGACCCTAGAGTTAATGATACCATGGTTAGTATAGTGGAAGTAGAAACAACTAATGATTTAAAGACTTCTAAAGTATATATCAGTGTCTTACAAGACAATAAAAAAGAAGATGTTATAAATGGTTTAAATGCAGCACAAGGCTTTATCAGAAAAGAAATTGCTAGACGCATAAACCTTAGAAACACACCAGAGTTTATCTTCAAATTAGATAAGTCTATAGAATATGGTATGCATATGTCAAAAATAATACAAGATGTGATGAAAGATAGTGATAAATAA